In Pseudovibrio brasiliensis, the following are encoded in one genomic region:
- the bamA gene encoding outer membrane protein assembly factor BamA: MQSFKNLSRVSLLAMAVAATSTVAPVGVPFIGAGVAEAAVVNKIVVNGATRIEDETVRNYLTIRPGKSFSAIDIDESLTTLYATGLFADVSIEQRGGTLVVDVKENPVIGKISFEGNSRLTDQALQSVVRSSERSMLTRARVQSDAQNLLEAYRRSGRYRASVEPKIIERANNRVDLVFEIEEGDKTGVARISFIGNQAFSDGYLREQIQTRESGFLGWLRTTDVYDPDRLEVDQEALRQFYYQKGYADFRVVSAVADLDREQNIFYVTFTVDEGEQYEFGDIEIDTSLSAIDPEAMRQYLRTQSGDTYNSLEVEKTLEALTLEVSKAGYAFAQVRPRGERDYENKTVSITYLIEEGPRVYVERINVRGNDRTREYVIRREFDLAEGDAYNRILLDKAERRLRNTRYFKNVRITRQQGSAPDRVIINVDVEEQPTGEVSFGVGYSTSDGVIGDISITERNFLGRGQYVKAAVGGGTDNQKYEFKFVEPFFMGRRISAGLDVYRRVYDQNSTRAYEEQTTGGAVNFGLPLREDELTLNLFYKLYQRDLTRSDSTGIGPGDCADGVSLGVCDSLGQYTTSLAGFSFVYNTLDNNLNPRDGYAASYEQEIAGLGGESQYLRGQVKASAFEELYAEWGLVGFVKGSAGYIESIGNRLRVTDQYQGSPDRIRGFATNGYGPRDETGGDALGGKYYVAGTVEGQFPFPVFPEELGLSGAVFADAGSLWGVDSDLANVITSDGSQIQSEDFYLRASVGFGVLWQSPFGPLRADFAWPVLKNDVDETQVFKLSGGTRF, translated from the coding sequence ATGCAGTCATTTAAGAACCTGTCACGTGTGTCGCTTTTGGCAATGGCCGTTGCAGCTACTAGTACAGTTGCTCCGGTTGGGGTTCCGTTCATCGGAGCAGGGGTTGCCGAGGCCGCGGTGGTTAACAAGATTGTCGTCAACGGTGCTACCCGCATCGAAGATGAAACAGTTCGTAACTACCTGACTATCCGTCCAGGAAAATCGTTTTCTGCAATTGATATCGACGAGAGCCTGACTACGCTTTATGCGACCGGTCTGTTTGCTGATGTTTCCATTGAACAGCGCGGCGGCACTCTTGTTGTTGATGTTAAAGAAAACCCAGTTATCGGCAAAATCTCCTTCGAAGGTAACAGCCGGCTGACCGACCAGGCTCTGCAATCAGTTGTTCGTTCTTCCGAGCGCTCCATGCTGACACGGGCGCGTGTTCAGTCTGATGCTCAGAACCTTCTGGAAGCTTATCGTCGCTCCGGTCGCTATCGTGCGTCTGTTGAGCCGAAGATTATTGAGCGCGCTAATAACCGTGTGGATCTGGTTTTTGAAATCGAAGAAGGTGATAAGACAGGCGTTGCCCGTATTTCCTTCATCGGTAACCAGGCATTCTCTGACGGTTACTTGCGTGAGCAGATCCAGACCCGCGAAAGTGGTTTCCTCGGCTGGTTGCGTACAACCGACGTTTATGACCCGGATCGCCTTGAGGTGGATCAGGAAGCTCTGCGTCAGTTCTACTACCAGAAGGGTTACGCTGACTTCCGCGTTGTTTCTGCGGTTGCAGATTTGGACCGTGAGCAGAACATCTTCTACGTGACTTTCACGGTTGATGAAGGTGAGCAGTACGAATTCGGTGATATCGAAATCGATACTTCTCTGTCTGCGATTGATCCAGAGGCTATGCGTCAGTACCTGCGCACTCAGTCTGGTGATACTTATAACTCTCTCGAAGTTGAAAAGACGCTTGAAGCTCTGACACTGGAAGTTTCCAAAGCAGGCTACGCGTTCGCTCAGGTTCGCCCTCGTGGTGAGCGCGACTACGAGAATAAGACTGTTTCGATCACTTACCTGATTGAAGAAGGTCCTCGTGTTTACGTTGAACGTATCAATGTTCGTGGTAACGACCGTACTCGTGAGTACGTGATCCGCCGCGAGTTTGATCTTGCTGAGGGTGATGCTTACAACCGTATCCTGCTGGATAAGGCTGAGCGTCGTCTGCGTAACACTCGTTACTTCAAGAACGTTCGCATTACCCGACAGCAAGGTAGTGCTCCTGACCGTGTGATCATCAATGTGGATGTTGAAGAGCAGCCAACCGGTGAAGTTTCATTCGGTGTAGGTTATTCCACCTCTGATGGTGTGATCGGTGATATTTCCATCACCGAGCGCAACTTCCTTGGTCGTGGTCAGTACGTGAAAGCTGCTGTTGGCGGTGGTACCGATAATCAGAAGTATGAGTTCAAGTTCGTTGAACCATTCTTCATGGGACGCCGTATCTCCGCCGGTTTGGATGTATACCGCCGCGTATACGACCAGAACAGCACCCGTGCATACGAGGAGCAGACAACTGGCGGTGCGGTGAACTTTGGTCTTCCGCTTCGCGAAGACGAGTTGACGCTCAACCTGTTCTACAAGCTGTACCAGCGTGATCTGACCCGTAGCGATTCAACTGGTATTGGCCCTGGTGATTGTGCAGATGGTGTGTCTTTGGGTGTTTGTGACTCACTTGGTCAGTACACTACATCTCTTGCCGGCTTCTCTTTTGTCTACAATACGCTGGATAACAACCTGAACCCACGCGACGGTTATGCTGCTTCTTATGAGCAGGAAATTGCAGGTCTCGGTGGTGAATCTCAGTATCTTCGCGGTCAGGTTAAAGCGAGTGCATTTGAAGAACTTTACGCTGAATGGGGTCTTGTTGGCTTTGTGAAGGGTTCTGCTGGTTATATTGAATCCATCGGTAATCGTCTGCGCGTGACTGATCAGTATCAAGGTTCTCCTGATCGTATTCGTGGTTTTGCAACCAACGGTTATGGTCCACGTGATGAGACTGGTGGTGATGCACTTGGTGGTAAGTACTACGTTGCTGGTACTGTTGAAGGTCAGTTCCCGTTCCCGGTCTTCCCTGAAGAGCTTGGATTGTCTGGTGCGGTCTTTGCTGATGCGGGCTCCTTGTGGGGCGTCGATAGCGATCTGGCTAATGTGATTACCAGCGATGGTTCACAGATCCAGTCTGAAGACTTCTATCTGCGTGCGTCTGTCGGCTTTGGTGTACTGTGGCAGTCTCCGTTTGGACCGCTGCGTGCTGACTTTGCTTGGCCTGTGCTGAAAAACGATGTTGATGAAACGCAGGTATTTAAGCTCAGCGGTGGTACACGCTTCTGA
- the rseP gene encoding RIP metalloprotease RseP, with translation MDVLSSVLGGSLGVIIPFLAVLTVVVFFHELGHFLVARWCGVRVLAFSVGFGPELFGRDDKHGTRWKVCAIPLGGYVKFSGDENAASVPDRDEQARMDEETRRTAFFAKNPWQRSAIVAAGPIANFILAILIFAAMFGFLGKYETLPRVDQVRPGSAAEMAGMMPGDLIVAIDGNPVESFSDVQRLVTASAGVPMEIDVERGDAIERLTATPELQEISDGFGNTQKVGILGIQRNTSQEDIIVKRFGPVEAVGEGVKETWYILDRTLGYIGGLFLGKEDPDQLGGPIRVAQISGQVATHGILPLINLTAVLSISIGLLNLMPVPMLDGGHLLYYIIEIVRGKPLSEKLQDFGFRIGITLVLLLMVFATWNDLRSIIGS, from the coding sequence ATGGACGTTCTGAGTTCAGTTCTTGGTGGTTCGCTCGGAGTCATCATTCCTTTCTTGGCTGTGCTTACCGTGGTCGTGTTTTTCCATGAGTTAGGGCATTTCCTCGTTGCGCGCTGGTGCGGCGTCAGGGTTCTTGCGTTTTCAGTCGGGTTTGGGCCGGAGCTGTTTGGTCGTGATGACAAGCACGGTACGCGCTGGAAGGTTTGTGCCATCCCGCTGGGTGGCTATGTGAAGTTCTCCGGTGATGAGAATGCTGCAAGTGTTCCTGATCGTGATGAGCAGGCCAGAATGGATGAGGAGACGCGCCGGACTGCATTCTTTGCAAAGAACCCGTGGCAGCGCTCCGCAATTGTGGCCGCAGGGCCTATTGCCAATTTTATCCTCGCTATTCTTATCTTTGCAGCAATGTTTGGATTTTTAGGAAAATACGAAACATTGCCGCGTGTGGATCAGGTGCGTCCGGGCAGTGCCGCCGAGATGGCTGGCATGATGCCAGGAGACCTGATTGTCGCTATTGACGGCAATCCTGTAGAGAGCTTCAGCGATGTTCAGCGTCTTGTGACCGCGAGCGCAGGTGTTCCGATGGAAATCGATGTTGAGCGCGGGGATGCGATCGAGCGTCTGACTGCTACGCCGGAACTGCAGGAAATCAGCGATGGTTTTGGAAACACTCAGAAAGTTGGCATTCTGGGTATTCAGCGGAATACTTCCCAAGAAGATATCATAGTGAAGCGATTTGGCCCCGTGGAAGCCGTAGGTGAAGGGGTAAAAGAGACATGGTATATTCTAGACAGGACATTGGGTTATATTGGCGGTCTCTTCCTTGGTAAAGAAGATCCGGATCAACTGGGTGGTCCGATTCGCGTAGCGCAAATTTCTGGGCAAGTTGCGACCCATGGTATTTTACCGCTAATTAACCTTACCGCAGTTTTGTCAATTTCTATTGGTTTACTCAACCTCATGCCGGTCCCCATGCTGGATGGCGGGCATTTGCTGTACTACATCATCGAGATTGTAAGGGGGAAGCCGTTGAGTGAAAAACTGCAGGATTTCGGGTTCCGTATCGGAATCACTCTGGTTCTACTTCTAATGGTTTTTGCGACCTGGAATGATCTGCGGTCGATAATCGGCTCTTAG
- the dxr gene encoding 1-deoxy-D-xylulose-5-phosphate reductoisomerase, whose translation MTKSLSVLGATGSVGASTLKVIAHSPERYEVNALVAGQNVEALAKACRETNAKRAVIGDASKYDELKDALAGTDVEVSAGRAAVLEAAGQKVDLLVSAMVGAAGLEPTVEGIKAGSNIALANKETMVCAGTIVCGLTEKHGSKLLPMDSEHNAIFQVFEQDDPKAVDKVIVTASGGPFRKSTLDEMRVATPEMALKHPNWSMGQRITIDSASMVNKGLELIEAFHLFPITAEQLDVVVHPQSIVHGMVRYCDGSLLAHMSVPDMCGPIAHCLAWPTRKTAPVADLDLGMIGRLDFEKPDLERFPALSLARRVMEMGDGAGTVFNAADEVAVEAFLGRKIGFLQIPELLEDVLNRLHTQNMLDCSDQLEEILQLDQVARRVANEVIGKMAA comes from the coding sequence ATGACAAAGTCCCTCTCAGTGTTGGGAGCAACCGGATCGGTTGGAGCCAGTACGCTCAAAGTTATCGCCCACAGCCCTGAGCGCTATGAGGTCAACGCACTTGTTGCAGGCCAGAATGTTGAGGCACTTGCCAAAGCGTGCCGCGAAACCAATGCAAAACGTGCTGTGATCGGCGATGCCAGCAAGTATGATGAGCTGAAGGATGCTCTGGCCGGTACAGATGTTGAGGTTTCTGCAGGCCGTGCAGCGGTGCTGGAAGCGGCTGGTCAGAAAGTTGATCTGCTTGTTTCAGCTATGGTTGGTGCTGCGGGGCTCGAGCCGACCGTTGAAGGCATCAAGGCTGGTAGCAATATTGCGCTGGCCAACAAGGAGACCATGGTATGTGCGGGCACCATTGTGTGTGGCCTTACTGAGAAGCATGGCTCCAAACTGCTGCCGATGGACTCTGAGCATAACGCGATCTTTCAAGTGTTTGAGCAGGATGATCCTAAAGCCGTCGATAAGGTGATTGTCACTGCATCTGGTGGACCGTTCCGCAAATCCACATTGGACGAGATGCGGGTTGCTACACCTGAGATGGCTTTGAAGCATCCAAACTGGTCCATGGGGCAGCGCATCACCATTGATAGTGCGTCCATGGTGAACAAGGGTCTGGAGCTGATTGAAGCTTTCCATTTGTTCCCAATTACTGCGGAGCAGCTGGATGTGGTGGTCCATCCACAATCAATTGTCCATGGGATGGTTAGATATTGTGATGGGTCATTATTGGCCCATATGTCTGTTCCGGATATGTGCGGGCCTATTGCTCACTGTCTGGCCTGGCCAACCCGCAAGACAGCTCCGGTTGCGGATCTTGATCTGGGGATGATCGGGCGTCTGGACTTTGAAAAGCCTGATTTAGAGCGTTTTCCTGCTCTTTCACTCGCGCGGCGTGTGATGGAGATGGGTGATGGGGCAGGCACTGTTTTTAATGCAGCGGACGAAGTTGCCGTGGAAGCGTTTCTTGGACGGAAGATTGGTTTCCTACAGATACCAGAGCTTCTTGAGGATGTTCTGAATCGGCTTCATACGCAAAATATGCTAGATTGTTCAGATCAGCTGGAGGAGATTCTTCAGTTGGATCAGGTAGCGCGTCGAGTTGCAAACGAAGTTATTGGGAAGATGGCCGCCTAA
- a CDS encoding phosphatidate cytidylyltransferase: MPDKNNQNNSEGASGGIIRRVLNANPDLLVRALSAVILAPVALALTWAGGFWFAGLVLVGMLIVYWEWYKIILQNTQRPVVLLGYLFLLFIGFAYFQAQPLWIAGALIAGAVVLYGAGGFDRISRWVSEGYVYAGLTFVSLLALREGDEGLFFIIYLFLVVWGTDIAAYVCGRSFGGPKLWPAVSPNKTWSGALGGVFFSSLLGMGFVAAVGGSQLIWAFGLAVVLSAVSQLGDLFESSMKRRFKVKDSSRLIPGHGGLLDRVDGLVAAAVFSYVIGVVLGGQLFNPNAGLMLFAS; encoded by the coding sequence ATGCCTGATAAAAACAATCAGAACAATTCTGAAGGCGCCTCCGGAGGAATTATCCGGCGCGTACTTAATGCAAACCCTGATTTGCTGGTACGCGCTCTTTCCGCAGTTATTCTAGCCCCTGTCGCCTTGGCGCTGACATGGGCAGGTGGTTTCTGGTTTGCCGGTCTTGTGCTGGTTGGCATGCTGATTGTTTACTGGGAATGGTACAAGATCATTCTGCAAAACACCCAGCGTCCTGTTGTGCTGTTGGGTTACCTGTTTCTTCTGTTTATTGGATTTGCCTATTTTCAGGCCCAGCCGCTCTGGATTGCCGGTGCGCTGATTGCTGGTGCTGTGGTGCTCTATGGCGCTGGCGGTTTCGACCGTATCTCGCGCTGGGTGAGTGAAGGCTATGTTTATGCTGGCCTGACTTTTGTTTCGCTTCTGGCATTGCGGGAAGGGGATGAAGGTCTGTTCTTCATTATTTACCTCTTCCTTGTTGTTTGGGGTACTGACATTGCAGCATACGTCTGCGGTCGCAGCTTTGGCGGCCCTAAGCTTTGGCCTGCTGTTTCTCCGAATAAGACCTGGAGCGGCGCGCTTGGCGGCGTTTTCTTCTCTTCCCTGCTGGGAATGGGTTTTGTTGCTGCTGTTGGTGGATCTCAGCTGATTTGGGCGTTTGGCCTTGCTGTTGTGCTTTCTGCGGTCTCCCAGCTTGGTGATCTGTTTGAAAGTTCCATGAAGCGTCGCTTTAAGGTTAAGGATTCCAGCCGCCTCATTCCTGGACATGGCGGCCTGCTTGATCGTGTGGATGGTCTTGTTGCGGCTGCAGTATTCTCCTATGTGATTGGTGTTGTGCTTGGCGGTCAGCTGTTTAATCCAAACGCTGGGTTGATGCTCTTTGCATCCTAA
- a CDS encoding isoprenyl transferase has translation MTASVEFEAVDTNSDIGLLSVPRHVAIIMDGNGRWAQRRGLPRTEGHRRGVKTLREALKHAQKRGISYLTLFSFSSENWSRPQQEVSFLMALLRRFVYDDLKDLVKANVKVRVIGSKENLDKSMLTLLDDAEKKTAHCTGLVLVIAFNYGARDEYVRAARKLAERVEAGELKAADIGEDDVSACLDTHEMPDPDLIVRTGGEQRLSNFLLWQAAYAEFYFAPTPWPEFDSGAFDDALLAFSNRDRRYGGLSSDATGT, from the coding sequence ATGACGGCGAGCGTTGAATTTGAGGCAGTCGATACAAATTCCGACATCGGACTTTTGAGTGTGCCTCGTCACGTCGCCATCATCATGGATGGCAATGGTCGTTGGGCTCAGCGCCGTGGTCTTCCGCGTACTGAAGGGCATCGGCGCGGTGTGAAAACACTGCGCGAAGCCTTAAAACACGCACAAAAGCGCGGGATCTCCTACCTGACGCTGTTTAGTTTTTCCTCTGAGAACTGGTCGCGCCCGCAACAGGAAGTTTCCTTCCTGATGGCTTTGCTGCGCCGGTTTGTCTACGACGACCTGAAAGATCTGGTGAAAGCCAATGTGAAGGTTCGCGTAATCGGATCCAAGGAAAATCTTGATAAATCCATGCTGACCCTGCTTGATGATGCGGAGAAAAAGACTGCGCATTGCACCGGGTTGGTCTTGGTGATTGCTTTTAACTACGGCGCGCGGGACGAGTACGTCCGAGCTGCCCGTAAGCTGGCCGAACGCGTGGAAGCTGGTGAGTTGAAGGCTGCTGACATCGGGGAGGATGATGTCAGCGCTTGTCTGGATACCCATGAAATGCCGGATCCGGACCTCATTGTCCGCACGGGGGGAGAGCAGCGTCTTTCCAACTTCCTGTTGTGGCAGGCAGCATATGCCGAATTCTATTTTGCTCCTACGCCCTGGCCTGAGTTCGATTCAGGTGCTTTTGACGATGCTTTGCTGGCGTTCTCTAACCGCGATCGGCGGTACGGGGGTTTGAGCTCTGACGCGACTGGGACGTAA
- the frr gene encoding ribosome recycling factor: MSELDYDDLDRRMNGAITALKHEFAGLRTGRASASMLDTITVEAYGAPMPINQVATVSVPEPRMLSVQVWDKSMVAATEKAIRESSLGLNPVVDGMVLRLPIPELNEERRQELVKVAHKYAEQAKIAARHVRRDGMDTIKKLEKAGDMSEDDARSASDMVQKMTDDIIGEVDSVLAKKEQEIKQV, translated from the coding sequence ATGTCAGAGCTGGACTATGACGATCTTGACCGCCGCATGAATGGTGCGATCACAGCTTTGAAGCATGAATTTGCTGGTCTTCGTACTGGTCGTGCTTCTGCAAGTATGCTGGACACAATCACTGTGGAGGCCTATGGCGCTCCAATGCCGATCAACCAGGTCGCGACAGTAAGTGTTCCAGAGCCTCGCATGCTTTCCGTTCAGGTGTGGGACAAGTCCATGGTTGCTGCAACTGAAAAAGCCATCCGTGAATCCAGCCTTGGTCTGAACCCGGTTGTGGATGGAATGGTGCTGCGCCTGCCAATTCCTGAACTCAATGAAGAGCGTCGTCAAGAACTCGTCAAAGTTGCGCATAAATATGCCGAGCAAGCAAAGATCGCTGCACGTCATGTTCGCCGTGATGGTATGGACACCATCAAAAAGCTCGAAAAAGCTGGTGACATGAGCGAAGACGATGCGCGTTCTGCTTCTGACATGGTTCAGAAGATGACTGACGACATCATTGGTGAAGTTGATTCCGTACTTGCCAAAAAAGAACAGGAGATCAAGCAGGTTTAA
- the pyrH gene encoding UMP kinase, translated as MSDGVRWKRVLLKLSGEALMGDQDFGIDPKVVERVAAEISEAVNLGAQFGIVVGGGNIFRGVALAAKGGNRVTGDHMGMLATIMNSLTLADALRQRGIQARVLSAVPVPSICESFTQRGAERYMEDGDVILFAGGTGNPFFTTDSGAALRAAEMQCDVFLKGTSVDGVYDADPKLKPDAKRFDTLTPGEVLEKNLKVMDATAIALARDNSIPVVVFSIKTSSALVNVLRGQGLFTVIED; from the coding sequence ATGTCTGATGGTGTTCGCTGGAAACGAGTTCTTCTGAAGCTTTCAGGGGAAGCGCTGATGGGCGACCAGGACTTTGGCATCGATCCAAAGGTGGTTGAACGGGTCGCGGCGGAAATTTCAGAGGCTGTAAACCTGGGTGCGCAGTTCGGCATCGTTGTTGGTGGTGGTAACATCTTCCGTGGTGTAGCTCTGGCAGCCAAAGGCGGAAACCGTGTCACCGGTGACCACATGGGTATGCTCGCGACAATCATGAACTCGCTCACGCTTGCCGATGCTCTGCGTCAGCGCGGTATTCAGGCGCGTGTGCTTTCTGCTGTTCCGGTTCCTTCCATTTGTGAGAGCTTTACTCAGCGCGGTGCAGAGCGTTACATGGAAGACGGGGACGTTATTCTGTTTGCAGGTGGTACGGGCAATCCGTTCTTTACCACTGATTCTGGTGCGGCATTGCGCGCAGCAGAGATGCAGTGCGATGTGTTCCTTAAAGGCACCAGTGTTGATGGCGTTTATGACGCTGATCCTAAGCTTAAGCCTGATGCAAAGCGTTTTGACACGCTTACACCGGGGGAAGTTCTTGAAAAGAACCTGAAAGTCATGGATGCGACCGCGATTGCACTTGCCCGAGACAACTCTATTCCTGTAGTTGTCTTTTCCATCAAGACCTCCAGCGCGCTTGTAAATGTGCTGCGCGGGCAGGGGCTATTTACGGTCATTGAAGACTAA
- the tsf gene encoding translation elongation factor Ts: MSITAAMVKELRETSGAGMMDCKAALKETGGDMEAAVDWLRTKGLAKAAKKAGRVAAEGLVAVAADGNKAVVVEVNSETDFVARNDNFQKLVRDIAATALTVDGDVEKLAAAPYPGSDKSVEGELKEAVGTIGENMTLRRASGLSVSEGVVASYMHNAAGEGLGKIGVLVALESAGDADKLAALGKQIAMHVAATNPMALNTDELDPEAVERERTVYMEQARESGKPENIIEKMVEGRLRKFYEEVTLVKQSFVINPDLTVEKAVEEAAKEIGSPIKLTGFVRIALGEGIEKEETDFAAEVAAAAGN; the protein is encoded by the coding sequence ATGAGCATTACCGCTGCTATGGTGAAAGAGCTCCGCGAAACTAGCGGTGCTGGCATGATGGATTGTAAAGCTGCCCTGAAAGAAACAGGCGGCGACATGGAAGCTGCAGTTGATTGGCTGCGCACCAAAGGCCTTGCAAAGGCTGCTAAAAAAGCAGGCCGTGTTGCAGCTGAAGGTCTTGTTGCAGTTGCAGCTGATGGCAACAAAGCTGTTGTTGTTGAGGTTAACTCCGAAACAGACTTCGTTGCACGTAACGACAACTTCCAGAAACTGGTTCGTGACATTGCTGCGACCGCTCTTACCGTTGATGGCGACGTTGAGAAGCTGGCTGCTGCTCCTTACCCAGGTTCTGACAAGAGCGTTGAAGGCGAGCTGAAGGAAGCTGTTGGCACCATCGGTGAAAACATGACCCTTCGTCGTGCTTCTGGCCTGTCTGTTTCCGAAGGTGTTGTTGCTTCTTACATGCACAACGCTGCTGGCGAAGGCCTCGGCAAGATCGGTGTTCTGGTTGCTCTTGAATCTGCAGGCGATGCAGACAAGCTGGCAGCTCTGGGCAAGCAGATCGCAATGCACGTTGCTGCGACCAACCCAATGGCACTGAACACTGACGAACTGGACCCAGAAGCAGTTGAGCGTGAGCGCACTGTTTACATGGAACAGGCTCGTGAGTCCGGTAAGCCTGAAAACATCATCGAAAAGATGGTTGAAGGTCGCCTGCGTAAGTTCTATGAAGAAGTTACACTGGTTAAGCAGTCTTTCGTTATCAACCCTGATCTGACTGTAGAGAAGGCCGTTGAAGAAGCAGCTAAAGAAATCGGTTCTCCAATCAAACTCACCGGCTTTGTTCGCATTGCCCTTGGTGAAGGTATTGAAAAAGAAGAAACAGATTTCGCAGCTGAAGTTGCTGCTGCTGCTGGTAACTAA
- the rpsB gene encoding 30S ribosomal protein S2, producing MALPDFTMRQLLEAGVHFGHQKHRWNPKMNNYIFGVRNNIHILDLGQTVPLLHQALKAVSDTVAAGGRVLLVGTKRQAQEAVAEAARNSAQYYVNARWLGGMLTNWKTISQSIQRLRKVEELLDGGDANRMTKKERLFLDRERQKLERNLGGIKDMGGIPDLIFVIDTNREANAIQEARRLGIPVAAILDSNCDPDGITYPVPGNDDAGRAITLYTDLIARAAIDGIARASGSMGIDLGESEELLEEPALAEEASEEAAADKSEG from the coding sequence ATGGCTTTGCCTGATTTTACCATGCGCCAGCTGCTTGAAGCAGGCGTACACTTTGGTCACCAGAAGCACCGCTGGAACCCAAAGATGAACAACTACATCTTCGGTGTTCGCAACAACATTCACATTCTTGATCTTGGTCAGACAGTTCCACTTCTGCACCAGGCTCTTAAAGCTGTGTCTGACACTGTTGCTGCTGGTGGTCGCGTGCTTTTGGTTGGTACCAAGCGCCAGGCTCAGGAAGCTGTTGCAGAAGCTGCTCGCAACTCTGCTCAGTACTACGTCAACGCTCGTTGGCTCGGCGGCATGCTGACCAACTGGAAGACGATCTCTCAGTCTATCCAGCGTCTGCGTAAGGTTGAAGAGCTGCTCGACGGTGGTGATGCAAACCGCATGACCAAAAAAGAGCGTCTGTTCCTTGACCGTGAGCGTCAGAAGCTTGAGCGCAACCTTGGTGGTATTAAAGACATGGGCGGTATTCCGGACCTGATCTTTGTTATCGACACCAACCGCGAAGCTAACGCAATTCAGGAAGCCCGTCGCCTGGGTATTCCAGTTGCTGCGATCCTGGATTCCAACTGTGATCCAGATGGCATCACCTACCCAGTTCCGGGTAACGATGATGCTGGTCGTGCAATTACTCTTTACACAGATCTGATCGCTCGCGCTGCTATTGACGGCATCGCACGCGCATCCGGTTCCATGGGTATTGATCTTGGCGAATCTGAAGAACTCCTTGAAGAGCCTGCACTTGCTGAAGAAGCTTCTGAAGAAGCTGCTGCTGACAAGAGCGAAGGCTAA